GGTGTAGACAGCTTCAGCTCTGTGCACTTTAACCCTGTGGAGGTAAGACACCACGTGCTATATCTCACACACATGGGCCCCGCCCTCCAGTCATGTGACGAAAAAGATTGCTTGGACGTATAAGCTCACAAGTGTTTATGGCGACTTAAAGCCAACacatgtgctgataaataaagacaagggTTATCCTCTCCACAGACTGAACTTCTTGCAAGCTGTGCCTCTGACAGAAGTATAGTGCTCTATGACATGAGGGAATCTACACCACTTAAAAAGGTAAATCTCCCCTTACAGTTTGTGCAGGAATGTACCCGTTTATCTCCCTGTTAATTTACATGGATGTGGCATGATAATCAGCTACTTTTTGCTCTCACTTTCTTCTTAAGGTCATCATGACAATGAGGAGCAACACGTTAAGCTGGAACCCCATGGAAGCCTATTACTTCACATGTGCAAATGAGGACTACAAGTGAGTCTGGGAAAGAAACTCTGATTTAATCATATGATCACATTTTAGCtggtcctcttttttttttcagctcgtagaaactgttttttgttttttgtttttccttttcaccaGCCTCTACACATATGACATGAGGTACCTGGCCAAGCCCATCATGGTACACATGGACCATGTGTCTGCTGTGCTAGATGTTGACTATGCTCCCACGGGGAAGGAGTTTGTGTCTGCCAGCTTTGACAAGACCATCCGAATCTTTGCCAAGGACGGTGGACACAGCAGGTCAGTAATGCTGATCAAACTTTATGGTGCCAGCAAAGTGTTAAGAAAAATTGTACTGTTGTTGACTATGCTGTATAATTTGTGGTGTAATTAAATTATAGCATAAATCCTTTGGTTTGGTTCATAGCTTTGTTTTTTGACCCCCTTTGAGTGggaataactaaaaaaaaaagatgtaattCTTCTGATGTTATTTCCGTTCATTCTTTACTTTCATGACTTTTAAACACTGCAGCTCTCACCAGACTGCCATGCCTGATTATAAACCAACTACAAAATGGATGTAGCAACCATGATGTCACCTTCTGGTTTGTGAAGCTCTGTATTGATGTCTCAGGATGAATGTTTTCACCTTCGCTCTCTTCGGTGTTTTGGGGCATTTTGTCAATCAAAATGTGTCAGCCAATGAGCACATCCTGGATAATCATGATTTTTGAAAGTTGGTGACCAAAATTTACAAAAGTCACTTAATGTTTTATGCAGTATTATCcaaaatgagtgactgagcACGTAAACTCAGGTGTTTTCCAAGGTAAAGTCGGAGCGATGATTTTGCATGGACTTCTATGAACCTCAACACTGAGGTTTGGGAAGTAAAAATCCCATTCATATTCTCAATAGGGCTTTTGATTATGAGCCACAACATTGTAATCATCCAAAGCAGACGTAAAATGAGCTATAGTATTGAAATGACAGTATGTGCTCCTGTTGCAACCACAAGTCTGTATGATTAAATCTGAATGTCAGGTCAGGAACAAAGCACTGCACTAGATCTATAACTAGGCTTTGCATTACTTTATATACACAACACAAACTGCAAAATATAttcaaaaatattattattcatCAATGTTTTTAACCATATAAACACtacaaaaaggaaaaggatTAAATTTGATAAGAAAGGTGAAGGACATCTTTATGTTTGTTATTCACCTTGTTGATAGTTTGGATTTGGGGTCAAAACTCTTTATATAAGGATTTTCTGATAAGACTGTGGAGAAAATGGATGAGGAATTTGGAGGATTTTAAATATTGGGTGGTCCCTTTTCCCTTCCATATGACTGCCAGTGTTTATGCAGCCACTGCTAATGGACCCTgattggcttcacttttcagacccagaagctgtatccatcttttatattgtCTATGGCTTTAATCAGGTACATGCACCTGTAGGAGGACTCGCCACATGGAAGCCATGTTGAAACATTTATGAACACtctttctggatttttttttttttgaagcctcatttaaatgaactttaatTTAAACGATTATTAGCATTTCAGAATTCAGCATTGGTTTGACTTCCCAGTTCTCTCTCACTTAATGTCTGTAGTGCTAACTACTGACGGTTTGCTATTTAGCAAAATAACAATAGCTTCTGGCTAATTAGCATacagttatacattttattaaaaaatgttttcagtgtcacttcttcctttacatttaaacacattgtttgaacagcaacaaaaaaatattcgctttatttagaaaaaatcaGGAGAAGACGAGGATAACGGCTCAGATAAGCTGTGTATTTTTACACAAAGCTAGCTAACATACTAGAAGCTACTAGCTGGTAGTGCTACAGTAATGAAGCAGTGAAGTGGCTCTTCCTCTCTGCCATGATATAATTTATGAACATCATAATACAATACTCATATTGCACATTATACAATGTTCATATCTCAATTTGAGTCTCAGTTTTAGAACTGTTACACAGCTAATGTTAATTGgctcatattttatttattcaggctTTAGCTGAAGAATGTCTTTGAAAACGAATAGCAATAAATCAATCAATGTGTTTTTGCTGATGGCTTGAATTGATTAAATATTAAGTACATTATTTATTATATCTGTTAAACGTTAACGTAAATCAATTGCAAGTGTAATAATAACAGCTGTGAATTTTCTACTAGGATAATGTCAAAATGTTCCAAACACACCCTGTGAAAAAGGCCATGTGCTACACAGTAGCAGATTATGGCTGCTGGTTGATAATgaaccacaaaaaaacaaagctgttgTTTGGTTTCTATGGGCCTTAATAGTACATGCTGTATTGTTTGTACTGTTGTCAAGCTCCAGAACAAATAGCTGTAGTAGTGTTACATTAGCTGCCAGCCGGACAGCATCACAGCATGGGCTGGTCAGGGCTTACGTGGCAATTAGTAAGTAGTCAGCAAGTAGAAATATAGTATTTTAGCATgattttcccccttttttgtgAGATCAAAGCAGGTAGAGCACAAGTGTTACTAATTACTCTACTTATAGGCTCAATTCTGTTATGTAATCAGAAAGCAGATATTAAACATTATCGTGATACCTGTTTATTATGAGCTGTGTAACCACATTTCTGTAAACCCTCTTCTGTCATAATACAAGAGTTGTTTTGGTGATGGCTGGCTTATTAAAATGCACTTTATCTGTGGTTTGAAGAGTCTCTCTAGGTATTTCCTACCTACAGTAATTCCTGGCttctctttgtttcctttgcaatttttaaaaaactaaaatttagGGAGGTGTATCACACCAAACGCATGCAACACGTCATCTGTATAAAGTGGTCTGCAGACAACAAGTACATCCTGAGCGGCTCAGACGAGATGAATATCCGACTGTGGAAAGCCAACGCAGCCGAGAAACTAGGAGTGGTGAGTCTGCCCTCGTCTTCTCTCCATTATTCCTACTGATTTCATATCAAAGGCAACTTGCTGCTTCTTGGCAGCTTTTCGGGTAATTCCTCATCACGATGTCTACCTGCCAGTGGGCAGCTGTATTTTCCTCAGCTGTCAAACACACTGTATCTTCCTCCTTCACTTTATTACCTGATCGTGTTTTATGAGTTAGCTGGATTCTTCGACACCGCTGTGGCTCTGCGCCTACCTTCAGCAGTGTAAGAGTGGGTGACTGTGCCAGGAGCTACAGCACTACTGTTGCCAAGTGCCCTGATGGATGCTGACTTAGGGTAGAATCACTCTCAATAAGTACAATGTACCGGTTGGCACAGGGGCTCCTGTGGGGGGGTGGGCAAAAAAAACTCAGCGCTTGTGCAGTTATTTAACAAATCATCAACAAAGCATTCTCCCAGATTTCCACTCCAGCTGTCTTTGTTAGAGAGCGctgcattcatttttttatgtagGTTTTGATGGCAGAAATCAGCATTTATATTGTGTTATTCTCAATCCTGGTCGTGGCTGACTCACGACGATCAGCTGCCTCTCGCGTGCCATCTCCAGCAGCCATCTTTCATTACTAATCGGATTCACTCTCGCCTATTCTCTTAATGCAGGCTCCGAGTGGAAAACTGGCCTGCTTTTGGCACTTGTTCTACTGTAACTGTGTAAGGGGAGATTTATTTGCAAGCTTTGCACTTAAAGAGATCAGACAAGGGCTGCTCCTATCAGCAGTTTAAAATCGGCCAATCACTTAAAGCGGGGGGCCACTCTGAAAATAATGAAGCATTAACATTCAAGTTGTACTCAGATGGTCTTTAATTATCAGGAAATGCTGAAACGCCGACTCGAGGCTTTGTCTGTGTCACCGTCAGTACAGCACGCTGCACTGACGGGGAGTTCTCTATCTGATGCTGCACATCACTCCCTTTTTCCCCTGCAACTGTGTACACTTTGACTCCAGTTCTAGCTTAACCCTTTGTATTTTAGACCAAGAcctaaaacatgttaaaagagTTAACTCAACTGAATTATTGATGCTCACATGCTTTACTTTTTGAGTCAATAACATGAAAAGACAGTGcttgtgatttattttttatttttttaaggcgTTTACGGTCTGAAACAAGCTCTTATAGCTTTAAGAGTTGGGTTTTGCTTTCAGTCTATTGCATCTTGTTATAACATTCTACTTAATCAGTTGATAGCAGATATTAGGAAACGTGGAGAATTTGATAAAACATAAGTCAGACAAGAGGGAAAGCAGCACAGCAGCAACAGCTGTTGGTGTGTACACTGGAGACTTTAAGCCACAGCGCGACCACCAaaagagaacagagcacaaTACACGGTGACTGAAGTTACACATGGATAAGTCGGAAACATTAAAAATGGTTTGGGATTACACAGACgaaacaaaagcaaatacaCACAGGTATCCACAGCCTGTCTGTGGAGTTTGGATTAAAGTTAATGCAGACAGCTAAGAATATATAAACTTTGcacaaaaagtaagaaaatttGCGTTTGGTCGATGACTTCTTTGTTGTAACGGTGCGTCTTGTTAATAAATCTTATACTGTTGGAAAGTTTCCCTTCTTAATGGTGccacatttgtaaggaaaaAGGCATCAGTTGGTTGAGCTGGTTGGTGATGACAGTCAAGTCCCTGATTAGCAGAACCAGTGAGCATGGACCCTGCTACAACGGTCACTTGGTGTCTGTTCCAAGCATGCTACATGTGACTAACCTCGATAGGGTCTGTGCCATAGAGCAACTTCAAGCTGATGTTCTACAAAACCAAGTTTCAGAATTATTCGAGTGAGCCCTAGTACCATTTCCAAATTGAAGGCCAAGTTCCGTATAACCAGGCATGTCAAGGAGACAGGCTGTGAAGTAGGTGTCCCAAGAAGACAACAAAGCGTTATGTTCAGTGACTAGTCTGGATCTGTGTGTGACAGTTGGCTCATAGGGTCAAAGTGTAGAGCTGTTTCGTAGTGGAATATTTCTCacattgctattttttttcttttttacttttacctcACAATGAAAGCACGGACGTAATGAAACTCTCAATTTGGTTATAAGCCTCTTTGGCAGTCTGGATGTGCATTCTCTCTAAACACCAGTAGGAGGCCAGCTTAGGTGGTTGCAAAAGGAAATCCAGTTATATTAGAAGTCTGTGGGGAAAGTGATCCCGACTCTCATTAGTTATGAGAAGCAGCGGCCTCACTAAACACTTTCCAAATTAGTCAGTTGACAGTTTTAGGACTTTGTTACAAAACGtggttcattttgtaaattatagtCTAGtgtaaggttaaaaaaagataaagtgGGGTGTGAATTTTAGgatctcgtgtgtgtgtgtgtgtgtgtataaggtttttagtttagttttaataGCAGTGGAAGGTTTATTGTGGTGGCGGTTTCTGCAGAGGGCTGGGTGGGTATAGCTTAAGTTTTCAGAGCCTCAGCAGGATTACAGTTAATACTGACACCATGTTGTGCAGGCCCCTCAACTTTGGGTTGACAGGATGACTAAATGACTAAATAGATTCATCTGTTTTGCCAACAGTCACTGTCACACTGTCcctgtgcaggttttctctgGGAGCAGCTGTCCCTATGTTACTCGCTCATCTCAAGCGTCATAACCCCCCTCACTCCCCCAACTGTAGTGTGTCATGCTTTGTTCTCACACCTCACTGTAACTGGTTAGAAAGTTTGGTTTAGCTCATAAGAGCCTTGCTATGTATGATCCCTCCAAACCAAAACCTATGAAATGCATAATTTTCTACTGTCTCATATTTTGAATGTCCTGTTGATTATGCAATCAGTGTTTAGTATTTGTATCCAGGGGAATTAGTCTAGTACAACAGGATCAGCATCTGACAGCTCTTCTCTAGCAAATTGAATCTGAGACAAATCATTGCTTTTAATTAGAATGAAAGCCTTCTAGGGGAGCAGCTCCAGCCAGTAAATGCTCAACTAGCCAGTGGTTTTTATGAGCAAGACTACGAGGGAGGGATATTGTTGAGCTGGTGTCTTTTACTTTTTAACAGACATTGATTCAGTTTTGAGTGAACATGTTGTCAAAAAGAAGTTACTGCTTAGTGTATTGTCCAACATTTTATAACATTAGACAACATGCTGTAACTGCAGCTCTAAACAAGCACTGTTAGAATAGCAATTTAACAAGTCCACTGAGCACGTTCTTGTTTGTGGCTGAAAGAAGTCACCACCAGTATTCACTGAAAAAACCTGTATTTAATTGCACATCATGACTGTCTCAGAGGAGATAtttatgtaaatatatttactttCTTTCTCAGAGTTAGACGAGAACTATGGTAGCACCCGTGTCTGTACACTAGAGTGTAAAGCTACTGCAAGCAGTCACTTATGTTACATTAACACAGTAAGTGGATGGTTTACGGTTCCATGGCGATGATATATAAGAGAAGAGCTGGTTGAAAAATATTACTTTATTACCAGTGTGAATTCTATGAAATGCTTGGCATGTTGAGATGACTTACTAATCTTgtccattcatttttaatttcttttttaaaatgaaattcttTGCACAGCAAAGACAACAACTTCCTACTAAGCAGGCTGTATAATAGCCACATAATCTTCACCTCTGGGTTTATTCTTTAGGTTCAGAGTATGTTAGCAGCATATGTTGTGAAGAAAAAACACTGTTAAGTAGCATTTACTGATCTTTTTTTGTGAATGGTCTGATAGTGTGTCACCTTGTGTCTCCTTTCTAAATGTGTCCTCTGTTAACGAAGGTAGAAAAGGAAACGCCTTAACTTAGCCACCGATCTATAACAAAGTCCACCTCACAGCATTAGTTTGTTTCTGTCCATTggacattttcagatctcactgTGAGTGCTGCAGATGTGATCTGTTCTGCTTCCTGCCTTCCCTGCTTGCTCTGTGGTGCTTGATGGGGCTTGTATATTTCTCCTTGATTCTGATTTGGTCAGCTTCACGTCTACTTGTAAATATTATATCAAATTTACACATAGACTAAGCCTTTCCTTGAattctatttttatatttaatcgttattcttaaaaatgttaaacatcACTGAGGTTGGAGCAGATAGAATTTAAAACTGACTCTCACCTTTACACATGTATTTAATGAAATACTTGATTATAATCCATCAGAATTGCCAATTTCATAATGATAGCACTGTGATTTGGTAAATTTGTTTATTCAGTTGTCATTTTTCCAGGTTTCCAATAGGCTAAACTATTTTAATGTAGTTCTTTACTAGTCTTCTTGACCAAAGCGCTTCAAGTGCACACATTCACTACAATGTATTACATAGCACTCGCATTACAGCTTAATCTGCTGTTGCTATAGCGACTTAGGagcttcaaattgataccataggtgtatctactaaaaatcCCAGATGAGTTCAAATCTcactgaccttgaccttgaggtcagaggtcaagttttcttgACCTTGTAACTTGAGAACAAGgcgacgtgtgtgtgtgtgtgtgtgtgtgtgtgtgtgtactaggAGGCTGAAGGGGTAGCAATGACCACCACCAGTATTTTTCACAAGTGATTGGTGGTGTGAGCGCCTAGGGTAACCATGGGTTAACTCAGTTAATAACTTTCTACAACCACTTATCCTGATTGCCGATGTTGGGGTAAGTGGATCCAGATAATAGAAATATACCCTGGATATGCTGGGCTTGCTTCATAGTACAGGGCCCAGTTCTGCAATAACTTGAATGCCATGTTTTAAATTAAACGGAAATAGGAATTTCCGTTTAACTGGTCTGAGGATGGATTGTTTTATAGCTCCATGCCAACGAAGCAAACCTGAGCTGCTGGTGGTCATGCAGTGTGAAAGCTGCAGAAGGGCAACCAAATTTAACTTGTGGAATTTGTCTTCCAGGGTCAACAGTGACCCCAGTATACATTTTCTCCTAACTGTCGTCTTCTCTCTTTGTCTTCTTTGATGTCTTCTTTGATCCCTCAGTCATCTCCTCTCCtaattttttcatcgtttttagaATTTGTTTTATGTAATAACTTCTTCCTCTCTGGTGTGATATAGCTGGCCCCCAGGGAGAGAGAAGCTGCCAACTACAGTCAGAAACTAAAAGAGAAGTTCCAGCACCACCCACAAATCAGGCGCATCGCTCGCCACCGACATCTACCGAAGACCATCTACCACCAGACCAAGGAGCTGAGGATTATGAAGGAGGCTCGTCGTAGAAAGTACGCATTCATTTTCTACATAACACAGAAATTGATTTTGTTGTAGGAGCCACATTAAAGTCACTCTTTATCCATGATGTCAGGAAAGGTCTGACCTAAAGCAGTCACATCAGCCTGATGGAAAATGCCACAGATGGGACTGGCCTCTATGACATGGTCTCAGTTGGCATTAAATACTCATTTATATGCTGGATTGATTGTCCTAGTTTGCTCTGCCGTCCAGTGATTcatagcttttttttccccttaattaCCGGGAGTATTATGATACGTCAGACATGTGTTTGAACTGTGAATGATTAACTATCTGTGCTTTATGCATTATTTTCAGAGTGCATCAGTGTAGTCTGTGACGTAGGTGTTAGGTCAACAGTCTCATATTCAGTCACTCTCCTCACTGTTTGCTGTTCTCTCCCTTCCCCGTCCCTCCATCCTTACTTGAATACTCTCACCAGAAAGCTTCATTTCACATTCATGGTTCCTTGTGTCATTTTTCAGGGAGAGGAATGTTCgcaaacacagcaaaccaggAAGCGTTCCCGTGGTGTCTGAGAAGGAGAAGCATGTCGTCACTGTGGTGAAGTAGgccaaagctgaagaagagaagAACTAGAGACTGAGATTTCATCTATATGGATATTTTTCAGATTTCTGAAGAAGATTGAACTTGACTGTTGTGGAAAGGAAAAGGACATAGACTATAAAATGGATTCAGACCAAGTATACTTGGTTAGGTTTGGTTCTGTTTCACACTTTGCTTTGTGCAAGTTTGCATTTCTCAACCCAGGAGCCACCTTGGAAACCCCTAACCCTTGGAATCACTGATGTTCAGCATGATGCATGATAAATGGATGCGTCATTTtctgtgaataaaatgtaacaaaatgtgttaatttccTTTTCAAACTGCCAGAGATGACTTTCATCACAAAGTCACAAAGCAAAGATATTTACTCTGAATTCTGTCCATTTCCGCCCCAAAGTAGCCCACATATATAGGTAACTACCTACCTTTGGATGTTGTCTTCAAAATGAAATTGATGGATTTCCATAAGTCTCAGAAATTGCAACTGTTAATTGATCCCGTGAATATTTCTTTTAAAGCctaaaaagaaaacctaatcaTAATTAAGTGGTAgatttgtttccattttagCCTTTTAACTGGACAGATTACATCCTAGAGTTTAATACAAAATTCTTACAACCAAAAAAGTGCAagtaagttgtttttttttcatgtttggaATACCACATATCAGCTTATGAGCTGTTCAATGTAATATGCAGATGGCTCCACACAGTTTTTCTGATGtatatttataataaacttCATTATTTGTACTTGGGAAGAAACTATGAGCTCAGTCATTCACAAATAAAACTCAAGATCACTCTTGTTTTGACTTATTACGGCAGATCAAGCCGCTTGTGGTAATTGACTTTAGAGCCCTATTAGGTAGAGCCTCTGCCCTCTTAATGTTGTCCTTCAAATCCTACAAACAAGTGGCAGAGGGAAACTGTCTTTGGAACAGTGATAGAGGTCAGGAAGAGGAATGTGTAGTTGTGGAGTCAGACCTGAGAAATGTCCAATAGGATAAAAGTCACCCAGATAAGAAAGGCCTTGCAGGGAGTGGTGGTACAGACACTCCTAGATCAAGGTGTGTGGAACTGCTTTGGTCGTAAAATCAGATTAATATAAtttaatgtcatttaaaaatatgCCTGCAACCAACTTTTATTCGAAATGGCTCACGTCACAAAACACTTGAAACGAACTGCAGATGTTGCCTTTAAATCCCTAAAGGTGTCTATTTAACATACATTGAGCCAGTAGATATAATATTGATATTAATATTCCTGTTTGCACTGTGCAGTGCACCAGCCTTGTGTAGCCGCTTTGCCTCTGTTTTCTTGCGCGTGTCCCTCAGAATCTCTCACGTGATGTGGCATCAAAGCCGGCGTGTGCCGCAAATGGTGCATGAAAGCAGAACCGCCGCTGCCACACCTGCAGCGGTTACGATCATCATCGCCGGTCATTTTCCCCATTCACCTCCCCACTTTACACCCCCACCCACACTTTCACGGCGCTCATGATCTGGTTGTGAAATATGCATGACGATGCTCATCCTGCTTCCAGCGGTGCTCCAGCTGCGCGCCGCTCTTCCACTCCGCGTTTTAGCGGCCACTGTCAGCCTGCTGTCAATGAACATCCAGCGCGTCCTCTCGGCTTTATTCTTCTACGTGTTTCCATTGCTCCGCCTCTTCTTccatctctctcttctctctctctctctctctctctctctctctctctctctctctcacacacacacacacacacacacacacacacacactcatacacagtactcccctctctctctctctctctctctctctctctctctcattgcATCCATTTTTGTGCATTAAAGAAATCTCCAAGAATTACTAACCTGGAGGAAGGCGAGCTAAGCAGAGTGACGGA
This sequence is a window from Oreochromis aureus strain Israel breed Guangdong linkage group 11, ZZ_aureus, whole genome shotgun sequence. Protein-coding genes within it:
- the dcaf13 gene encoding DDB1- and CUL4-associated factor 13, which encodes MKVKVIARNPDDYVRETKLDIQRVPRNYDPSLHPFEVSREYTRALNATKLERVFAKPFVASLDGHRDGVNCMAKHAKSLSTLLSGSCDGEVKVWNLSKHECVRTFQAHEGFVRGMVVRFCGTSFFTVGDDKTIKQWKMESPGYGEEEEPINTILGKTVYTGLDHHQNDPVFATCGQQVDIWDEQRSSPIRSFTWGVDSFSSVHFNPVETELLASCASDRSIVLYDMRESTPLKKVIMTMRSNTLSWNPMEAYYFTCANEDYNLYTYDMRYLAKPIMVHMDHVSAVLDVDYAPTGKEFVSASFDKTIRIFAKDGGHSREVYHTKRMQHVICIKWSADNKYILSGSDEMNIRLWKANAAEKLGVLAPREREAANYSQKLKEKFQHHPQIRRIARHRHLPKTIYHQTKELRIMKEARRRKERNVRKHSKPGSVPVVSEKEKHVVTVVK